The window CTTATACCCGGATTGGGATTTCAGAAGATTAACGGCACTAAAGAAGATGATAAGATTTATTCCTTCTACGCTATTGATGCCAATACAAATTACCTGCGTTTAAAGTCATTTTCGGCGCAACACACAAAGGAACTTGACAACTTTTACGATAGTATAATACCGGCCATCAAAAGCAAAGCCAATTTAATTATTGACTTAAGAGATAACGGTGGAGGAAGTGAGGCTTCCTACTTAAAACTTTTACCCTTAGCTTATACCAACCCGCTAAAAACAGATTCTGTAGATGTGTGGGTATCACCGCAAAACATTAGCATTTACGAAAAAAATCATAAAGATAGTGCACTTATACAACGAATGAAATCATCCAGTCCTTATAGTTTTATTCCACAAAATGAATCAACTAATAATTACTGGATACTAGATAGTGCGACACTATTTCCTAAAAAGATAGCGGTATTATTTAATCAGGGAACAGCCAGCGCAGCCGAAGGGTTTATTTATTATTTAATGCAAAGCAAAAAGGTTATTACGCTTGGACAAAATTCGGGTGGCTATATAGGTTATGGCGATGTGATGGAACATAAAATTCCGGATGGGGACTTTACCATAAACAGCACAACCACCAAATATTATGATAAAAGTAAATATGAGTTTATTGGAATTGAACCTATGTATTTACTAAGTGTTCAGCAAGACTGGATTGAATCTGCAAAAGCCTTACTTAACAACGGAAGCGTAAGTTATAAATAGAAAATTAAGTCCCGAATGCCTCCTATGAATTCTGAAAAAATAAATATCTTTACTAGGATTAAGGATAAATTATGAATCAGAATCACAAAGTATATGCCATGGCTTTTGCGAGTGTGTACCCCCACTATATTGCAAAGGCAGAAAAAAAAGGCAGAACTAAAGCAGAAGTAGATGAAATAATATTCTGGCTTACGGGTTATGATGCAAAAAAACTAAAAGAACATTTAGATAATAAAACTGATTTCGAAACCTTCTTTGCACAGGCCAAACTGAATAAAAACGTCAACAAAATTACCGGAGTTATATGCGGTTACCGTGTAGAAGAAATTAAAGAGCCATTAATGCAGCAAATTCGTTATTTAGATAAATTAATAGACGAATTGGCAAAAGGCA is drawn from Bacteroidota bacterium and contains these coding sequences:
- a CDS encoding DUF2200 domain-containing protein translates to MNQNHKVYAMAFASVYPHYIAKAEKKGRTKAEVDEIIFWLTGYDAKKLKEHLDNKTDFETFFAQAKLNKNVNKITGVICGYRVEEIKEPLMQQIRYLDKLIDELAKGKALEKILRE